The Benincasa hispida cultivar B227 chromosome 11, ASM972705v1, whole genome shotgun sequence genome has a segment encoding these proteins:
- the LOC120090619 gene encoding uncharacterized protein LOC120090619 has protein sequence MRSGKKGKLSPRFIGPFEVLERVGPVAYRLTLPPALPSVHNIFHVSMLRKYITDPSHVVDYEPLQLNDNLSYKEKPIEILAREVKTLCRREIAFVKVLWQNHQFKKATWEREDEMKAHYPELFQE, from the coding sequence ATGAGGTCTGGCAAGAAGGGGAAATTGAGtccgagattcattggacctttcgaggtcttgGAGCGAGTTGGCCCCGTAGCTTACCGATTGACATTGCCCCCAGCACTGCCTTCAGTTCATAATatcttccatgtttcgatgctaagGAAGTATATAACAGACCcatcccatgtagttgactatGAGCCCTTACAGTTGAATGATAACTTGAGCTACAAGGAGAAGCCTATAGAGATCCTCGCCAGAGAGGTAAAAACATTATGCCGCCGGGAAATTGCTTTTGTGAAAGTCctgtggcagaatcaccagttcaagAAAGCTACttgggagcgagaggatgagatgaaggccCATTACCCGgagctttttcaagaatga
- the LOC120091278 gene encoding 60S acidic ribosomal protein P1-like yields MSTSELACAYAALALHDDGIAITAEKIAAVVAAAGLCVESYWPSLFAKLAEKRNIGDLLLNVGCGGGAAAPVAVAAPAVSAAAAPAVEEKKEEPKEESDDDMGFSLFD; encoded by the exons ATGTCTACCAGTGAACTCGCCTGCGCTTACGCCGCCCTGGCTCTTCACGACGACGGAATCGCAATCACT GCGGAAAAGATTGCAGCGGTAGTAGCAGCGGCGGGGCTCTGTGTGGAATCTTACTGGCCCAGCCTGTTTGCTAAATTAGCGGAGAAGAGGAATATTGGGGACCTTCTTCTGAATGTTGGCTGTGGAGGTGGCGCTGCTGCTCCTGTGGCTGTAGCTGCTCCTGCCGTTAGCGCTGCTGCCGCTCCTGCCGTCGAGGAAAAGAAG GAGGAGCCAAAGGAAGAGAGCGACGACGACATGGGATTCAGCTTATTCGATTAG